One genomic segment of Zerene cesonia ecotype Mississippi chromosome 27, Zerene_cesonia_1.1, whole genome shotgun sequence includes these proteins:
- the LOC119837256 gene encoding intraflagellar transport protein 57 homolog, translating to MDLNIMDKLRLLKIDTELRPQIKMKPMSRYYFVTSTNPGEQFFVFASTAAWLIRKTGKAFEQPNEEDDPNAIIAMIVEFLREKEIVVDFSSHKLKQGYGEQVSYILNVLADEALKAENFEWQKPIVDIPETEESVDDVDQVEDETEITLDKVEEEMAIYSEESDAEQFGDVDEKESETFANKIHDEEAWKLELERVAPALRLKISADGRDWRTRHAQMKSYKEELFERFKTTGTQLNKVSNNINSVMDKIAARENILNEQFEPLVREYGTLLDELNKVTNEYKEVSVGVTERQELLNEITAKVENIKQRTESRGSSMNDNAPLVTAKKAVETLKKDIQELDFQIIVLLWMLISKENPKSNNFLMNSESKMITKTMY from the coding sequence ATGGATCTCAATATAATGGACAAATTGCGATTATTGAAAATAGACACGGAATTACGACCGCAGATAAAAATGAAGCCAATGAGCCGGTACTACTTCGTTACGTCGACAAATCCGGGTGAACAGTTCTTTGTTTTTGCATCAACAGCTGCTTGGCTTATACGAAAAACGGGAAAAGCTTTTGAACAACCAAACGAAGAAGACGATCCTAATGCTATCATTGCAATGATTGTAGAATTCTTAAGAGAAAAGGAGATAGTTGTAGATTTCTCTTCTCATAAGCTGAAACAAGGTTATGGTGAGCAAGTGAGCTATATTCTTAATGTCTTAGCTGACGAAGCGTTGAAGGCGGAAAACTTTGAATGGCAAAAGCCAATTGTAGATATTCCTGAAACAGAGGAATCTGTAGATGACGTTGATCAAGTTGAAGACGAAACTGAGATCACACTTGACAAAGTTGAAGAAGAAATGGCCATTTATTCTGAAGAATCGGATGCCGAACAATTTGGTGATGTGGACGAAAAGGAATCTGAAAcgtttgcaaataaaattcatgACGAGGAAGCTTGGAAACTAGAGCTAGAGAGGGTAGCACCGGCACTCAGGTTAAAAATTTCTGCGGACGGTAGAGACTGGCGTACGCGGCACGCACAAATGAAGTCTTATAAAGAAGAATTGTTTGAGAGATTCAAAACTACTGGTACACAACTAAACAAAGTgtccaataatattaattctgtTATGGATAAAATAGCTGCAAGGGAGAATATCCTGAACGAACAATTTGAACCCCTCGTACGTGAATACGGTACGCTGTTGGATGAATTGAATAAAGTCACGAATGAGTACAAAGAAGTAAGTGTAGGAGTGACAGAGAGGCAAGAATTGCTAAACGAGATTACAGCTaaagtagaaaatataaagcagAGAACAGAATCACGAGGCTCTTCTATGAACGATAACGCGCCACTGGTGACTGCGAAGAAGGCCGTGGAAACGTTGAAAAAGGACATCCAGGAATtagattttcaaataatcGTGCTTCTTTGGATGCTGATTTCAAAAGAGAATCCCAAAAG